In the Mastacembelus armatus chromosome 2, fMasArm1.2, whole genome shotgun sequence genome, one interval contains:
- the dzip1 gene encoding cilium assembly protein DZIP1 isoform X6, which produces MPFHGGVYYPYTNDTQGTHSSAGIPSLLNSPLSQHTENSHSAAVPGMTPSSGTTTVLPFKFRLRRESVDWRRINAVDVDLVVSQLDVDALQEHISTVTFCSLDGERCQRCQSPVDPALVKLFRLAQLTVEWLLHCQEFLTLNLRAAEDRLAAAGRERDQLLAQQKKQDEKVKMLTTELKQRKKVIRTQQSLLTPRIMSSQKCPYCDKSFLNTSFLQNHMQRRHPDEYEIQLRSDSEKKSQIESLKLEISSLKEQIVQQQQALQAKIAQEKEQQSMHQDLLRELDRFKAEEMARMDRKIEDSRDGMRREMEFLYTRNIQALNEANQNQTAKPDKSASPVHSQPERDLDIYKEMQIQAIQKLELQLKKQDKKWESRLQEIKAQHESEKNQWLNELSRKQSSVLEQQEQSQMLQQEMGRRLQEKEQIIKAQREQIRNISSNPPTKVVEVPVLVSAPAPEPKSKRVGLDSGSISERKLVEKKPEPVQERRYRVSSSTLKRNPNIKKEMRAELEQAVIAKLENLGVKSDQSGLKNKELRSTLNKVHSKRDNIAKGLPDYWHHREEIVSTVEKKLGHQRRGSDPAPDSQARSRQSVQVLQIRPRSSSLPSRATQVMSGLAVKQLKTPPQPAPRTKTSTQPKTSTPNTKTVLRTFTTKTPPFSSDEESDEDTDMEEEQPQKPLRYKSQQSRLNQANMVQNRASKASSVQARQAPTRYSLSSNLQQSQESLGAATKTTVRKKESDDDEDEWSEVSELLEIDPRQLQSYNDQNSNVHKKNSASNVSDLARKMEKHVAERVVRKPAGGVSILPQRKDEVQELTYSDLEESSEWVVSSLEDRKEIPKPTQGSGPLRKSLDSASTSVWGTSTGKGIKSGLTEAGTGSTLKSSLCSLSDISDSEDISNKHNKHYN; this is translated from the exons ATG CCATTTCACGGCGGGGTTTACTACCCCTACACGAATGACACCCAGGGGACACATTCATCAGCAGGGATCCCATCTCTTCTGAATTCTCCACTCAGTCAGCACACTGAAAACAGCCACTCTGCAGCCGTCCCCGGCATGACTCCATCCAGCGGAACCACCACTGTCCTCCCCTTCAAGTTCCGCCTGCGCAGAGAGAGCGTGGATTGGCGGAGAATCAACGCAGTAGACGTAGACCTGGTGGTGAGCCAGCTGGATGTGGACGCCCTTCAAGAGCACATCAGCACAGTAACCTTCTGCAGCTTGGATGGAGAGCGATGCCAACGATGCCAGAGTCCTGTGGACCCGGCTCTGGTCAAGCTCTTCCGGTTGGCTCAGCTCACCGTGGAGTGGCTCCTCCACTGCCAGGAGTTTCTCACCCTCAATCTGCGTGCGGCAGAGGACAGGCTGGCAGCCGCAGGCAGGGAGCGTGATCAGCTCCTAGCTCAGCAGAAGAAGCAGGATGAAAAGGTTAAGATGCTGACCACTGAACTCAAGCAGAGGAAGAAGGTTATACGCACCCAGCAGTCCTTGCTCACGCCACGAATCATGAGCAGCCAGAAG tgCCCATATTGTGATAAAAGCTTCCTTAACACCTCCTTTCTTCAGAATCACATGCAGCGACGCCACCCTGATGAGTATGAGATCC AGTTGCGCTCAGACAGTGAGAAGAAATCTCAGATCGAAAGTCTCAAACTGGAGATCAGCAGTCTGAAGGAGCAGattgttcagcagcagcaggccttGCAAGCCAAAATAGCCCAG GAAAAAGAGCAACAGTCCATGCACCAAGATCTGCTAAGAGAATTGGACCGTTTCAAGGCTGAGGAGATGGCGCGCATGGACAGAAAGATAGAGGACAGCAGGGACGGAATGCGCAGGGAGATGGAATTTCTTTACACACGAAATATTCAGGCTCTAAAC gAAGCAAATCAGAATCAGACAGCCAAGCCTGACAAATCAGCCAGCCCTGTTCActcacagccagagagagacCTGGACATCTACAAAGAGATGCAGATACAAGCCATCCAGAAGCTGGAACTCCAGCTGAAGAAACAG GATAAAAAATGGGAATCCAGGCTACAAGAAATTAAGGCTCAGCATGAGTCTGAAAAGAATCAG TGGCTTAATGAGCTGAGCAGAAAGCAGTCCTCTGTGttggagcagcaggagcaaaGCCAGATGCTGCAGCAGGAGATGGGCAGGAGATTGCAGGAGAAGGAGCAAATCATAAAAGCTCAGAGAGAGCAG ATAAGGAATATTTCCTCAAATCCACCCACCAAAGTAGTGGAAGTCCCAG TGCTAGTCAGTGCACCAGCCCCAGAGCCTAAGTCAAAGAGAGTTGGACTTG ACTCGGGCAGCATCTCTGAGAGGAAGCTAGTGGAGAAGAAGCCCGAGCCTGTGCAAGAAAGGAGATACAGGGTGAGCAGCAGTACTTTGAAAAGGAACCCCAACATCAAGAAAGAGATGAGGGCAGAGCTTGAGCAGGCTGTCATTGCAAAGCTGGAGAACCTGGGGGTCAAGTCT GATCAGAGCGGTCTGAAGAACAAGGAACTGAGGTCCACCCTGAACAAGGTTCATTCAAAGCGGGACAATATTGCAAAGGGGCTGCCTGATTACTGGCACCATCGGGAGGAGATAGTCAGTACTGTGGAGAAGAAGCTGGGGCACCAGAGGAGAGGCAGTGACCCTGCTCCTGACTCACAGGCCAGATCCAGACAATCAGTTCAAG TGTTGCAGATCCGGCCTCGATCCAGCAGCCTTCCCTCCAGAGCAACCCAGGTCATGTCTGGGCTTGCTGTCAAACAACTGAAGACCCCTCCCCAGCCTGCACCGAGAACCAAAACCTCAACCCAGCCTAAGACATCTACACCCAACACCAAGACTGTGCTGAGGACCTTCACAACCAA GACCCCTCCCTTTAGTTCAGATGAGGAATCTGATGAGGACACAGACATGGAGGAGGAACAGCCCCAGAAACCCCTGAGGTACAAATCACAGCAGTCCAGACTGAACCAGGCAAACATGGTCCAAAACAGAGCAAGCAAAGCCAGTTCAGTGCAGGCCAGACAGGCTCCAACCAGGTACTCACTCTCCTCCAACCTCCAGCAGTCCCAGGAGTCACTGGGTGCCGCGACCAAGACAACAGTCAGAAAGAAGgagagtgatgatgatgaagacgaATGGTCTGAAGTCAGTGAGCTGCTGGAAATTGATCCCAGACAGCTTCAGAGTTACAATGACCAGAACAGCAACGTGCATAAGAAAAACTCTG cgAGCAATGTCAGTGACCTGGCCAGAAAAATGGAGAAGCACGTTGCGGAGAGAGTGGTAAGGAAACCAGCAGGGGGCGTCAGCATCTTACCACAGAGGAAGGATGAGGTTCAGGAACTTACG TACTCCGATCTAGAGGAGAGCAGTGAGTGGGTGGTCTCCTCTTTAGAGGACCGAAAGGAAATACCTAAACCAACCCAGGGCTCTGGACCGCTGAGGAAGAGCCTGGACTCAGCCAGCACCAGCGTTTGGGGAACCTCCACAGGAAAGGGCATCAAATCAG GTCTGACTGAAGCTGGAACAGGAAGCACACTGAAGAGCAGCCTGTGCTCCCTCAGCGACATCAGCGACTCAGAGGACATTagcaataaacacaacaaacactacAACTGA
- the dzip1 gene encoding cilium assembly protein DZIP1 isoform X5, which yields MTPSSGTTTVLPFKFRLRRESVDWRRINAVDVDLVVSQLDVDALQEHISTVTFCSLDGERCQRCQSPVDPALVKLFRLAQLTVEWLLHCQEFLTLNLRAAEDRLAAAGRERDQLLAQQKKQDEKVKMLTTELKQRKKVIRTQQSLLTPRIMSSQKCPYCDKSFLNTSFLQNHMQRRHPDEYEIQLRSDSEKKSQIESLKLEISSLKEQIVQQQQALQAKIAQEKEQQSMHQDLLRELDRFKAEEMARMDRKIEDSRDGMRREMEFLYTRNIQALNEANQNQTAKPDKSASPVHSQPERDLDIYKEMQIQAIQKLELQLKKQDKKWESRLQEIKAQHESEKNQWLNELSRKQSSVLEQQEQSQMLQQEMGRRLQEKEQIIKAQREQIRNISSNPPTKVVEVPVLVSAPAPEPKSKRVGLEEPVSALKLDPIQELSEEERDSGSISERKLVEKKPEPVQERRYRVSSSTLKRNPNIKKEMRAELEQAVIAKLENLGVKSDQSGLKNKELRSTLNKVHSKRDNIAKGLPDYWHHREEIVSTVEKKLGHQRRGSDPAPDSQARSRQSVQVLQIRPRSSSLPSRATQVMSGLAVKQLKTPPQPAPRTKTSTQPKTSTPNTKTVLRTFTTKTPPFSSDEESDEDTDMEEEQPQKPLRYKSQQSRLNQANMVQNRASKASSVQARQAPTRYSLSSNLQQSQESLGAATKTTVRKKESDDDEDEWSEVSELLEIDPRQLQSYNDQNSNVHKKNSASNVSDLARKMEKHVAERVVRKPAGGVSILPQRKDEVQELTYSDLEESSEWVVSSLEDRKEIPKPTQGSGPLRKSLDSASTSVWGTSTGKGIKSAGLTEAGTGSTLKSSLCSLSDISDSEDISNKHNKHYN from the exons ATGACTCCATCCAGCGGAACCACCACTGTCCTCCCCTTCAAGTTCCGCCTGCGCAGAGAGAGCGTGGATTGGCGGAGAATCAACGCAGTAGACGTAGACCTGGTGGTGAGCCAGCTGGATGTGGACGCCCTTCAAGAGCACATCAGCACAGTAACCTTCTGCAGCTTGGATGGAGAGCGATGCCAACGATGCCAGAGTCCTGTGGACCCGGCTCTGGTCAAGCTCTTCCGGTTGGCTCAGCTCACCGTGGAGTGGCTCCTCCACTGCCAGGAGTTTCTCACCCTCAATCTGCGTGCGGCAGAGGACAGGCTGGCAGCCGCAGGCAGGGAGCGTGATCAGCTCCTAGCTCAGCAGAAGAAGCAGGATGAAAAGGTTAAGATGCTGACCACTGAACTCAAGCAGAGGAAGAAGGTTATACGCACCCAGCAGTCCTTGCTCACGCCACGAATCATGAGCAGCCAGAAG tgCCCATATTGTGATAAAAGCTTCCTTAACACCTCCTTTCTTCAGAATCACATGCAGCGACGCCACCCTGATGAGTATGAGATCC AGTTGCGCTCAGACAGTGAGAAGAAATCTCAGATCGAAAGTCTCAAACTGGAGATCAGCAGTCTGAAGGAGCAGattgttcagcagcagcaggccttGCAAGCCAAAATAGCCCAG GAAAAAGAGCAACAGTCCATGCACCAAGATCTGCTAAGAGAATTGGACCGTTTCAAGGCTGAGGAGATGGCGCGCATGGACAGAAAGATAGAGGACAGCAGGGACGGAATGCGCAGGGAGATGGAATTTCTTTACACACGAAATATTCAGGCTCTAAAC gAAGCAAATCAGAATCAGACAGCCAAGCCTGACAAATCAGCCAGCCCTGTTCActcacagccagagagagacCTGGACATCTACAAAGAGATGCAGATACAAGCCATCCAGAAGCTGGAACTCCAGCTGAAGAAACAG GATAAAAAATGGGAATCCAGGCTACAAGAAATTAAGGCTCAGCATGAGTCTGAAAAGAATCAG TGGCTTAATGAGCTGAGCAGAAAGCAGTCCTCTGTGttggagcagcaggagcaaaGCCAGATGCTGCAGCAGGAGATGGGCAGGAGATTGCAGGAGAAGGAGCAAATCATAAAAGCTCAGAGAGAGCAG ATAAGGAATATTTCCTCAAATCCACCCACCAAAGTAGTGGAAGTCCCAG TGCTAGTCAGTGCACCAGCCCCAGAGCCTAAGTCAAAGAGAGTTGGACTTG AGGAGCCAGTCTCTGCTCTTAAGCTGGATCCTATACAGGAGctgtcagaggaggagagag ACTCGGGCAGCATCTCTGAGAGGAAGCTAGTGGAGAAGAAGCCCGAGCCTGTGCAAGAAAGGAGATACAGGGTGAGCAGCAGTACTTTGAAAAGGAACCCCAACATCAAGAAAGAGATGAGGGCAGAGCTTGAGCAGGCTGTCATTGCAAAGCTGGAGAACCTGGGGGTCAAGTCT GATCAGAGCGGTCTGAAGAACAAGGAACTGAGGTCCACCCTGAACAAGGTTCATTCAAAGCGGGACAATATTGCAAAGGGGCTGCCTGATTACTGGCACCATCGGGAGGAGATAGTCAGTACTGTGGAGAAGAAGCTGGGGCACCAGAGGAGAGGCAGTGACCCTGCTCCTGACTCACAGGCCAGATCCAGACAATCAGTTCAAG TGTTGCAGATCCGGCCTCGATCCAGCAGCCTTCCCTCCAGAGCAACCCAGGTCATGTCTGGGCTTGCTGTCAAACAACTGAAGACCCCTCCCCAGCCTGCACCGAGAACCAAAACCTCAACCCAGCCTAAGACATCTACACCCAACACCAAGACTGTGCTGAGGACCTTCACAACCAA GACCCCTCCCTTTAGTTCAGATGAGGAATCTGATGAGGACACAGACATGGAGGAGGAACAGCCCCAGAAACCCCTGAGGTACAAATCACAGCAGTCCAGACTGAACCAGGCAAACATGGTCCAAAACAGAGCAAGCAAAGCCAGTTCAGTGCAGGCCAGACAGGCTCCAACCAGGTACTCACTCTCCTCCAACCTCCAGCAGTCCCAGGAGTCACTGGGTGCCGCGACCAAGACAACAGTCAGAAAGAAGgagagtgatgatgatgaagacgaATGGTCTGAAGTCAGTGAGCTGCTGGAAATTGATCCCAGACAGCTTCAGAGTTACAATGACCAGAACAGCAACGTGCATAAGAAAAACTCTG cgAGCAATGTCAGTGACCTGGCCAGAAAAATGGAGAAGCACGTTGCGGAGAGAGTGGTAAGGAAACCAGCAGGGGGCGTCAGCATCTTACCACAGAGGAAGGATGAGGTTCAGGAACTTACG TACTCCGATCTAGAGGAGAGCAGTGAGTGGGTGGTCTCCTCTTTAGAGGACCGAAAGGAAATACCTAAACCAACCCAGGGCTCTGGACCGCTGAGGAAGAGCCTGGACTCAGCCAGCACCAGCGTTTGGGGAACCTCCACAGGAAAGGGCATCAAATCAG CAGGTCTGACTGAAGCTGGAACAGGAAGCACACTGAAGAGCAGCCTGTGCTCCCTCAGCGACATCAGCGACTCAGAGGACATTagcaataaacacaacaaacactacAACTGA